The following proteins come from a genomic window of Girardinichthys multiradiatus isolate DD_20200921_A chromosome 8, DD_fGirMul_XY1, whole genome shotgun sequence:
- the dnajc21 gene encoding dnaJ homolog subfamily C member 21 isoform X2: MRCHYEVLGVKRDAGDDDLKKSYRKLALKWHPDKNLENAEEAAEQFKLIQAAYDVLGDPQERAWYDNHREALLKGGLSSDYEDDSIDLLQYFTVTCYSGYGDDEKGFYTVYRNLFESIVKEEMEHSRMDDEEEEEGFPPFGDSQSDYDTVVHVFYAYWQSFCTRKNFAWKEEFDTRQASNRWEKRAMEKENKKTREKARKERNDLVRQLVAFVRKRDRRVQAHRKLVEEQNAEKIKKMEELRRQQKLKQAKLAEEYKEQSWAAMSELEKELQQIEAQYGEEFGDASESEEEDVDVGTFQKNSERDGGKETTDAEQPNEDDHAIDCYDDLYCPACDKSFKSDKAMKNHEKSKKHREMVVLLRQQLEEEDDSFCLNGKEDGEDENDLQDEEEEEEQPRQKLSKKQKRKKKQQKVQQTTLEGKEEEIPPTQATCEEEAPEKSENPTEPEQQDDLPSAEVKSSERTKGKKGGGKDKPKNAKSHTEQLPEKEVNLRCVTCDDEFPTRNKLFDHLKTSGHATALSASATHSSMSKNRKEKRKNR; this comes from the exons ATGAGGTGTCATTACGAAGTGTTGGGAGTGAAAAGGGACGCGGGAGATGATGATCTGAAGAAATCCTATCGGAAATTAGCCTTGAAATGGCACCCAG ATAAAAACTTGGAGAACGCCGAGGAGGCCGCGGAGCAGTTCAAGCTAATTCAAGCAGCTTATGATGTCCTCGGTGATCCACAAGAGAGAGCCTG GTACGACAATCACAGAGAAGCTCTTCTGAAAGGAGGCCTTAGCAGCGATTATGAAGACGACAGCATTGACCTGCTGCAGTACTTCACAGTGACCTGCTACTCCGGATACGGAGATGATGAGAAG GGCTTTTACACGGTGTACAGGAATCTTTTTGAGTCCATTGTTAAGGAGGAGATGGAGCACAGCAGGATGGACGAcgaggaagaggaagaagggTTTCCTCCCTTTGGAGATTCTCAGAGCGATTATGATACA GTAGTTCATGTATTTTACGCCTACTGGCAGAGCTTCTGCACTCGCAAGAACTTTGCTTGGAAGGAGGAATTTGATACGAGGCAGGCCTCCAACCGCTGGGAGAAAAGGGCCATGGAGAAGGAGAACAAGAAGACCAGGGAAAAGGCTCGGAAGGAGCGCAATGACCTTGTGCGACAGCTAGTGGCCTTCGTCCGTAAGAGGGACCGCCGCGTCCAGGCCCACAGGAAGTTGGTGGAGGAGCAGAACGCTGAGAAGATCAAGAAGATGGAGGAGCTTAGGCGGCAGCAGAAGCTCAAACAGGCCAA GCTGGCAGAGGAGTACAAGGAGCAGAGCTGGGCCGCCATGTCTGAGTTGGAGAAGGAGCTGCAGCAGATTGAAGCTCAGTACGGAGAGGAGTTTGGAGATGCATCTGAGAGTGAGGAAGAGGATGTGGATGTTGGCACTTTTCAGAAAAACAGTGAAAGAGATGGAGGTAAAGAAACTACAG ATGCTGAGCAGCCGAATGAAGATGACCACGCCATTGACTGTTATGATGATCTCTACTGCCCAGCTTGCGACAAGTCTTTCAAATCAGATAAAGC CATGAAAAACCATGAAAAGTCCAAAAAGCACCGAGAGATGGTGGTGTTGCTACGGCAACAGTTGGAGGAAGAGGACGATTCATTCTGCTTGAACGGAAAGGAGGATGGAGAGGATGAAAATGACCTgcaggatgaggaggaggaagaggaacagCCAAGGCAAAA GCtgtcaaaaaagcaaaagaggaaaaagaaacaacagaaagTACAG CAAACTACTCTGGAGggaaaggaggaggagataCCCCCCACACAAGCCACCTGTGAGGAAGAAGCCCCTGAGAAGTCAGAAAATCCTACAGAGCCTGAGCAGCAGGATGACCTTCCTTCTGCAGAAGTCAAAAG CTCCGAGAGGACGAAAGGAAAAAAGGGGGGAGGAAAAGACAAACCAAAGAACGCCAAATCACACACCGAGCAGCTTCCTGAG AAGGAAGTAAACCTCCGCTGTGTTACCTGCGACGACGAGTTCCCCACAAGAAACAAGTTGTTTGACCACCTGAAGACCAGCGGCCATGCTACTGCACTCTCTGCAAGCGCTACTCACAGCTCCATGAGCAAGAACAGgaaagagaagaggaagaaCAGATAA
- the dnajc21 gene encoding dnaJ homolog subfamily C member 21 isoform X3: MRCHYEVLGVKRDAGDDDLKKSYRKLALKWHPDKNLENAEEAAEQFKLIQAAYDVLGDPQERAWYDNHREALLKGGLSSDYEDDSIDLLQYFTVTCYSGYGDDEKGFYTVYRNLFESIVKEEMEHSRMDDEEEEEGFPPFGDSQSDYDTVVHVFYAYWQSFCTRKNFAWKEEFDTRQASNRWEKRAMEKENKKTREKARKERNDLVRQLVAFVRKRDRRVQAHRKLVEEQNAEKIKKMEELRRQQKLKQAKLAEEYKEQSWAAMSELEKELQQIEAQYGEEFGDASESEEEDVDVGTFQKNSERDGDAEQPNEDDHAIDCYDDLYCPACDKSFKSDKAMKNHEKSKKHREMVVLLRQQLEEEDDSFCLNGKEDGEDENDLQDEEEEEEQPRQKLSKKQKRKKKQQKVQQTTLEGKEEEIPPTQATCEEEAPEKSENPTEPEQQDDLPSAEVKSSSERTKGKKGGGKDKPKNAKSHTEQLPEKEVNLRCVTCDDEFPTRNKLFDHLKTSGHATALSASATHSSMSKNRKEKRKNR; the protein is encoded by the exons ATGAGGTGTCATTACGAAGTGTTGGGAGTGAAAAGGGACGCGGGAGATGATGATCTGAAGAAATCCTATCGGAAATTAGCCTTGAAATGGCACCCAG ATAAAAACTTGGAGAACGCCGAGGAGGCCGCGGAGCAGTTCAAGCTAATTCAAGCAGCTTATGATGTCCTCGGTGATCCACAAGAGAGAGCCTG GTACGACAATCACAGAGAAGCTCTTCTGAAAGGAGGCCTTAGCAGCGATTATGAAGACGACAGCATTGACCTGCTGCAGTACTTCACAGTGACCTGCTACTCCGGATACGGAGATGATGAGAAG GGCTTTTACACGGTGTACAGGAATCTTTTTGAGTCCATTGTTAAGGAGGAGATGGAGCACAGCAGGATGGACGAcgaggaagaggaagaagggTTTCCTCCCTTTGGAGATTCTCAGAGCGATTATGATACA GTAGTTCATGTATTTTACGCCTACTGGCAGAGCTTCTGCACTCGCAAGAACTTTGCTTGGAAGGAGGAATTTGATACGAGGCAGGCCTCCAACCGCTGGGAGAAAAGGGCCATGGAGAAGGAGAACAAGAAGACCAGGGAAAAGGCTCGGAAGGAGCGCAATGACCTTGTGCGACAGCTAGTGGCCTTCGTCCGTAAGAGGGACCGCCGCGTCCAGGCCCACAGGAAGTTGGTGGAGGAGCAGAACGCTGAGAAGATCAAGAAGATGGAGGAGCTTAGGCGGCAGCAGAAGCTCAAACAGGCCAA GCTGGCAGAGGAGTACAAGGAGCAGAGCTGGGCCGCCATGTCTGAGTTGGAGAAGGAGCTGCAGCAGATTGAAGCTCAGTACGGAGAGGAGTTTGGAGATGCATCTGAGAGTGAGGAAGAGGATGTGGATGTTGGCACTTTTCAGAAAAACAGTGAAAGAGATGGAG ATGCTGAGCAGCCGAATGAAGATGACCACGCCATTGACTGTTATGATGATCTCTACTGCCCAGCTTGCGACAAGTCTTTCAAATCAGATAAAGC CATGAAAAACCATGAAAAGTCCAAAAAGCACCGAGAGATGGTGGTGTTGCTACGGCAACAGTTGGAGGAAGAGGACGATTCATTCTGCTTGAACGGAAAGGAGGATGGAGAGGATGAAAATGACCTgcaggatgaggaggaggaagaggaacagCCAAGGCAAAA GCtgtcaaaaaagcaaaagaggaaaaagaaacaacagaaagTACAG CAAACTACTCTGGAGggaaaggaggaggagataCCCCCCACACAAGCCACCTGTGAGGAAGAAGCCCCTGAGAAGTCAGAAAATCCTACAGAGCCTGAGCAGCAGGATGACCTTCCTTCTGCAGAAGTCAAAAG CAGCTCCGAGAGGACGAAAGGAAAAAAGGGGGGAGGAAAAGACAAACCAAAGAACGCCAAATCACACACCGAGCAGCTTCCTGAG AAGGAAGTAAACCTCCGCTGTGTTACCTGCGACGACGAGTTCCCCACAAGAAACAAGTTGTTTGACCACCTGAAGACCAGCGGCCATGCTACTGCACTCTCTGCAAGCGCTACTCACAGCTCCATGAGCAAGAACAGgaaagagaagaggaagaaCAGATAA
- the dnajc21 gene encoding dnaJ homolog subfamily C member 21 isoform X1, with protein sequence MRCHYEVLGVKRDAGDDDLKKSYRKLALKWHPDKNLENAEEAAEQFKLIQAAYDVLGDPQERAWYDNHREALLKGGLSSDYEDDSIDLLQYFTVTCYSGYGDDEKGFYTVYRNLFESIVKEEMEHSRMDDEEEEEGFPPFGDSQSDYDTVVHVFYAYWQSFCTRKNFAWKEEFDTRQASNRWEKRAMEKENKKTREKARKERNDLVRQLVAFVRKRDRRVQAHRKLVEEQNAEKIKKMEELRRQQKLKQAKLAEEYKEQSWAAMSELEKELQQIEAQYGEEFGDASESEEEDVDVGTFQKNSERDGGKETTDAEQPNEDDHAIDCYDDLYCPACDKSFKSDKAMKNHEKSKKHREMVVLLRQQLEEEDDSFCLNGKEDGEDENDLQDEEEEEEQPRQKLSKKQKRKKKQQKVQQTTLEGKEEEIPPTQATCEEEAPEKSENPTEPEQQDDLPSAEVKSSSERTKGKKGGGKDKPKNAKSHTEQLPEKEVNLRCVTCDDEFPTRNKLFDHLKTSGHATALSASATHSSMSKNRKEKRKNR encoded by the exons ATGAGGTGTCATTACGAAGTGTTGGGAGTGAAAAGGGACGCGGGAGATGATGATCTGAAGAAATCCTATCGGAAATTAGCCTTGAAATGGCACCCAG ATAAAAACTTGGAGAACGCCGAGGAGGCCGCGGAGCAGTTCAAGCTAATTCAAGCAGCTTATGATGTCCTCGGTGATCCACAAGAGAGAGCCTG GTACGACAATCACAGAGAAGCTCTTCTGAAAGGAGGCCTTAGCAGCGATTATGAAGACGACAGCATTGACCTGCTGCAGTACTTCACAGTGACCTGCTACTCCGGATACGGAGATGATGAGAAG GGCTTTTACACGGTGTACAGGAATCTTTTTGAGTCCATTGTTAAGGAGGAGATGGAGCACAGCAGGATGGACGAcgaggaagaggaagaagggTTTCCTCCCTTTGGAGATTCTCAGAGCGATTATGATACA GTAGTTCATGTATTTTACGCCTACTGGCAGAGCTTCTGCACTCGCAAGAACTTTGCTTGGAAGGAGGAATTTGATACGAGGCAGGCCTCCAACCGCTGGGAGAAAAGGGCCATGGAGAAGGAGAACAAGAAGACCAGGGAAAAGGCTCGGAAGGAGCGCAATGACCTTGTGCGACAGCTAGTGGCCTTCGTCCGTAAGAGGGACCGCCGCGTCCAGGCCCACAGGAAGTTGGTGGAGGAGCAGAACGCTGAGAAGATCAAGAAGATGGAGGAGCTTAGGCGGCAGCAGAAGCTCAAACAGGCCAA GCTGGCAGAGGAGTACAAGGAGCAGAGCTGGGCCGCCATGTCTGAGTTGGAGAAGGAGCTGCAGCAGATTGAAGCTCAGTACGGAGAGGAGTTTGGAGATGCATCTGAGAGTGAGGAAGAGGATGTGGATGTTGGCACTTTTCAGAAAAACAGTGAAAGAGATGGAGGTAAAGAAACTACAG ATGCTGAGCAGCCGAATGAAGATGACCACGCCATTGACTGTTATGATGATCTCTACTGCCCAGCTTGCGACAAGTCTTTCAAATCAGATAAAGC CATGAAAAACCATGAAAAGTCCAAAAAGCACCGAGAGATGGTGGTGTTGCTACGGCAACAGTTGGAGGAAGAGGACGATTCATTCTGCTTGAACGGAAAGGAGGATGGAGAGGATGAAAATGACCTgcaggatgaggaggaggaagaggaacagCCAAGGCAAAA GCtgtcaaaaaagcaaaagaggaaaaagaaacaacagaaagTACAG CAAACTACTCTGGAGggaaaggaggaggagataCCCCCCACACAAGCCACCTGTGAGGAAGAAGCCCCTGAGAAGTCAGAAAATCCTACAGAGCCTGAGCAGCAGGATGACCTTCCTTCTGCAGAAGTCAAAAG CAGCTCCGAGAGGACGAAAGGAAAAAAGGGGGGAGGAAAAGACAAACCAAAGAACGCCAAATCACACACCGAGCAGCTTCCTGAG AAGGAAGTAAACCTCCGCTGTGTTACCTGCGACGACGAGTTCCCCACAAGAAACAAGTTGTTTGACCACCTGAAGACCAGCGGCCATGCTACTGCACTCTCTGCAAGCGCTACTCACAGCTCCATGAGCAAGAACAGgaaagagaagaggaagaaCAGATAA